The genomic segment ACCATCGCGATGCCAATCTCAGCGACCTTGATGTTGAAGACGCCCGCGTCGAAATGCTCGGCGAACCCAAACAATACACCAGTATGCTCAACGGCGAACGGGTCGGCGTTTATGAGCGGCGTTACGTTATTTACCCGGAAAAAGCCGGCAAGCTGGTGATACCCGGTCAACGCTTCCAGGCCGTCGGCATTGTGCAAAACAGCGGCGATCCCTGGGGTGGTAAACGCACCATGATTTCCGCCGTCACGCGGCCGCTCGAACTGGAGATTCTGCCGATTCCTGCCACCTACCCTACTGCTCCCTGGCTACCCGCGCATCAGCTCAGCCTGACAGAACAGTTCAGTGCCGACCCGGAGCAATGGCAGGCTGGAGAACCGATTACGCGAACGCTAACTATCAATACAGAAAGGATGTCGGCCAGTCAGATCGTCTTGCCGGATTTGCCGCAACCCACCGGCCTGAAGCAGTATCCAGATCAGTCGGAGTACCATGATGACGTCAGTGATAACGGCATCAGCGGCCAGTTTCAACAAGCCGTAGCCATGGTGCCAACCGTGGCTGGCAAGGTAATCCTGCCCGAAGTGCGCATTCCATGGTGGAACACCCAAAGTAATCAACTGCAATACGCTACCCTGCCAGCACGCACGCTGACAGTATTACCGAATCCGGCTCATACCAGCACTAACCCGCCAACCGGTGGCAACACGCTTGCAGCCGCCGGGGCCAACTACCCGCAGACGGCATCCGCTCAAGCCCAGTCAGGCCAACCAGTAGCGAACAGCACAGATGGCATGGCGGCCAGCCATCGGGAAAGTATTCATGGTATCAATACAACAGGGCTGATTGGCTGGATTCTCGCGCTGATTCTGCTGTGTACCAACCTGCTGACACTGTACTGGTGGAGGCGCCGTAATCGTCGACCGTCAGCACCGACCAACGGTCATACAGCTGGCGGTCTGGGCAGCTGGTCCAGTCTGACAACCGCATGCAACCAGGGTAACACCCGTGCAATCCGTACCGCCCTGTTGGCCTGGCTCCACCACGAGATGGCAGATACCCGGATACAGCGGCTCGATCAGCTGGCGGAACACGCCCATGATCCGCAGCTGGCGACACTACTGCAACAGCTGGATGCCAGCCTTTACGCCCCCGTAGCGGATAACGCGAGGTTCGATGGCAAACAGTTGCATACCCGACTGGATAATTGGCGCAAGCAACAGGGTATGCAGGGAAAAGCGCCTGATCACGGCCTGAACGACAGCCTTTATCCAGCCTGAGACCATAACACCCGCGCTGCGATGGCTTGCTGAGCGGGAGACAAGGGTACTGAAAAAGGGGCTTGCCCAAACAGGCCACGCCAGAACCAGCCGTCGTCCAGCGAGTCGCGGCATTGTTGCAACTGACTGGTGTAACGACGGGCCCGCTGGTCAACCTTGCGGGCGATATCCAATAACCATTTTTTATGCTGATAGCTGCCTTTCAAGTAACCACCAGCGCCTTCGTGATAAGCCAGATACAGGCGATAGGCATCGTTGGGGCGAATATGCGCACGCTTGACACTGTTGAGGTTGTACCAGCCAACAAAATCGACGGCGTCTTCAAAATCATCCCGATCGGCACTCCAGCGGCCGGTTTTTTGCTGGTATTCACGCCAGGTGGTATCCAGAGCCTGGGCATAACCATAGGCCGTGGATGGCCGACCACCGGGAATAATCCAGAAGTACCATTTGCGCGGTGGCCGGTTATCGCCGATGAAGCGGGATTCCTGATGAATAAACGCCATGGTGACCGGAATGGGAATGCCATAATGATCTTCCACTGCTTTTGATGCGGAATACCAGTCGTACTGTTCATCAAAGATGGCGCAGACGTCGTTGATATTTTTTGGCTGTGGTGTGGAGCAGGCGGAAAGCAACGCCGCGAGTAACACCGGCAGTAAAAACGCGTTGATGCGTTTACCAACACGACCCGCCATGGCCAACTTGTGTACGAGTACTGCTTGCGATGTCTGTGGTGCTTGTATTCGTGCCTGTATGAGTGCGTATCCTGGTCGCTTCACATCCCTGCCCCCTGTTAACCAATATCAGCGTACCCATCTTACCCATCATTGACTCAAGCAGACATCATTCACATCATTCGGCCCCAAGGGGCCTCCTACCATGTATATCAGCATGTATATCAGCATGTATATCAGACATGAATACCATGTTCTTCCAGTACGGCCAGTAACCGGGTCTCATCCCAGACGCTGACCCCAAGCTGAGTCGCCTTGGCCAGTTTTGAGCCTGCTTTTTCACCCGCTACCAGAAAGTCGGTTTTGGCCGAAACACTGCCGGTCACCTTGGCACCCAGGGTTTGTAAATGGGCTTTGGCTTCATCACGGGACAACGCCGTCAACGTACCGGTAATCACGGCCGTTTGCCCGGCCAGTGGCAAGTCTTCGGCAGCCGCTCTGACCGGCTCCCCTTCGGGCCAGACCACTCCGGCGTTTTTGAGTTGCTCGATCACGGTACGGTTGTGGGCTTCAGCAAAAAAGTTGACGACATGACTGGCAACAACGCTGCCCACATCGGCAACGTCCAGTAATTGCTCAATACTGGCATCCATAATCCG from the Candidatus Thalassolituus haligoni genome contains:
- a CDS encoding BatD family protein, producing MVIQRGFRLRIRFGSAFQYQTPPLFKTTAQPLRAVLLLLALMLISPRLLADSFTASVDRSRLAEQETLQLTLSHDPQIIFGSPDLTTIKQDFDIVQGPNRMNSMRSVNGDSSSRTEWTMTLVPKRTGTLTIPAIEFKGERSQPLTIRVDPLSSSIKEQDDKYAFFDIQLDQQSERYVQGQILYTEKLYYRVNHRDANLSDLDVEDARVEMLGEPKQYTSMLNGERVGVYERRYVIYPEKAGKLVIPGQRFQAVGIVQNSGDPWGGKRTMISAVTRPLELEILPIPATYPTAPWLPAHQLSLTEQFSADPEQWQAGEPITRTLTINTERMSASQIVLPDLPQPTGLKQYPDQSEYHDDVSDNGISGQFQQAVAMVPTVAGKVILPEVRIPWWNTQSNQLQYATLPARTLTVLPNPAHTSTNPPTGGNTLAAAGANYPQTASAQAQSGQPVANSTDGMAASHRESIHGINTTGLIGWILALILLCTNLLTLYWWRRRNRRPSAPTNGHTAGGLGSWSSLTTACNQGNTRAIRTALLAWLHHEMADTRIQRLDQLAEHAHDPQLATLLQQLDASLYAPVADNARFDGKQLHTRLDNWRKQQGMQGKAPDHGLNDSLYPA